The Chroococcidiopsis sp. TS-821 nucleotide sequence CGCGCAAAACGTTGCAAGTGTGATGATTAGTAACGATAAAGCCGTACGGGGTGTCGCACCAGGAGCGCGACTTTATTCAACTGCGGTTGGTTCGCTGAGAACAGGTGGTCAGCCAGAAGAATGCTTATCTACACAACATATTGCACAGCAAAACGGCGGTGATGTGCGCGCCATTAACTTTAGCTTCGGCGAGACGTTAGAGCGCGATCCGCGACCCAACGCACTTTTAGATGGTCAAGCTTTGCTAACGCAATGTATCGATTGGTCTGCTCGCGTTCATAATGTGCTGTATGTCATTGCCGGTAATCAAGGTAAAGGCGGAATTCCCATCCCTACGGATAACTTTAATGGTATTAACGTTGCGTTTACAACTCGCAGGCAAGGAATCTTCACGCGGCTAGATGTGTCTAATCTAAGCGATGCGATTTCCGGAGGTGTTGGTGGGAGACTTAATGGTCGGGAAGTCAATCTAGGTCCGCGACGCGCGATCGGGTTAGTTGCTCCTGGAAATAAAATTACGTTGCTCAATCCAGATGGTAAGACGACGCAAGTGAGTGGGACAAGTTTTGCCGCACCTCATGTCACCGCAACGGTTGCGTTGCTACAAGAATACGGCGATAAGCAGCTGAGTTCGCGTCAGCCAAACTGGAGTTTAGATGCGCGGCGTCAGGAAGTCATGAAAGCCGTCATGCTCAATTCGGCGGATAAATACCGAGATCCAGGAAATGGATTGCTGCTGGGAATGAGCAAAACCATTTTGGATAAACAAAATCAGCACTGGTTAAATTCAGATGCTTACCGCGACCCGAAAATTCCTCTACAAGCACAGATGGGAACAGGTCAACTCAACGCCTATCGCGCTTATCAGCAATTTAGTGCAGGTCAATGGCACCCCGCAAGACCGGTTCCCGCGATTGGCTGGGATTATCGAACAGTCAACGATAGTGCACATCACGATTACGTATTAGCGCAACCATTACAGCGCGATAGTTTTGTATCGATTACGTTAA carries:
- a CDS encoding S8 family serine peptidase; this encodes MVRKLVWLVGGLSASCISLPVFALETTSVGEAGINALRLHSAPYNLIGRKIGIGQVEIGRPGQFGLDKAVVRNQRMSLAGVFLRNQPAKPNTNIDPHAQNVASVMISNDKAVRGVAPGARLYSTAVGSLRTGGQPEECLSTQHIAQQNGGDVRAINFSFGETLERDPRPNALLDGQALLTQCIDWSARVHNVLYVIAGNQGKGGIPIPTDNFNGINVAFTTRRQGIFTRLDVSNLSDAISGGVGGRLNGREVNLGPRRAIGLVAPGNKITLLNPDGKTTQVSGTSFAAPHVTATVALLQEYGDKQLSSRQPNWSLDARRQEVMKAVMLNSADKYRDPGNGLLLGMSKTILDKQNQHWLNSDAYRDPKIPLQAQMGTGQLNAYRAYQQFSAGQWHPARPVPAIGWDYRTVNDSAHHDYVLAQPLQRDSFVSITLNWNRLVELNDTNKNGRFDVGETFRDRGLNNLDLYLLNADSGAIIDTTCTSTSEVDSVEHIFCRVPNTARYKIRVQFRQKVNHAVQPYALAWWTVPARN